Proteins found in one Coffea eugenioides isolate CCC68of chromosome 5, Ceug_1.0, whole genome shotgun sequence genomic segment:
- the LOC113770937 gene encoding putative E3 ubiquitin-protein ligase RING1a, whose product MVNEEVVVIKSPHQNSRNPPQKSKEVAQNGGDRKETLFSPRFRSVAAMAGWDEEALMMASIVVEDTPDRHFKQKKRPTLQSLKTPPTNSRRKRRVQRRSPSSLPVVALDLEDDETPTESETKKEMTESTTVRDEENKRSGSQSDAQSSIISPSSSAIPCIDRLREELSCAVCLEICFEPSTTPCGHSFCKKCLRSAADKCGKKCPKCRQLISNGRSCTVNTVLWNTIQMLFPQEVEARKAAGALNSREVQRQSPTRPNHTNARNRAVQALSSPESGHRSPSSRRGYQITRRQSVQPSRLSRRRNELPSQDQDAALALRLQREEFMGAFRGPDDEYRNSFAMARANLRAMASRAIRARGL is encoded by the exons ATGGTGAATGAAGAAGTAGTTGTAATCAAGAGCCCGCATCAAAACTCAAGGAACCCTcctcaaaaatcaaaagaagttGCCCAAAATGGAGGAGATAGAAAAGAGACCTTGTTCAGCCCCAGGTTCAGATCCGTGGCAGCAATGGCTGGCTGGGACGAGGAGGCTCTTATGATGGCCAGTATTGTAGTTGAAGACACCCCAGATAGGCATTTCAAGCAAAAGAAACGCCCCACTTTGCAAAGTCTCAAGACTCCCCCTACGAATTCAAGAAG AAAACGCAGAGTGCAAAGGAGGAGTCCTTCTTCTCTGCCAGTGGTTGCTCTTGATCTTGAGGATGACGAGACTCCAACAGAATCAG AGACCAAGAAAGAGATGACAGAATCAACAACTGTTCGAGATGAAGAGAATAAAAGAAGTGGAAGTCAATCCGATGCACAGAGTTCCATTATTTCCCCTTCCAGTTCAGCTATTCCATGCATCGATCGACTTCGTGAAGAGCTTTCTTGTGCA GTTTGTTTGGAGATTTGTTTTGAGCCCAGCACAACTCCTTGTGGGCATAG TTTTTGCAAAAAGTGTTTGAGATCCGCTGCTGATAAATGTGGAAAGAAATGCCCAAAATGCAGGCAGCTAATCAG CAATGGAAGGTCCTGCACGGTGAATACAGTTCTTTGGAACACAATTCAGATGCTATTTCCACAAGAAGTTGAAGCCAGAAAGGCAGCCGGTGCTTTAAATAGTCGCGAAGTTCAGCGTCAGAGTCCAACAAGACCGAATCATACTAATGCTAGAAACAGAGCTGTTCAAGCGTTAAGCAGTCCCGAGTCAGGACATCGCAGCCCCAGCAGCAGAAGGGGTTATCAGATTACCAGAAGACAGAGTGTCCAGCCTTCTAGGTTGTCGAGGAGGAGAAATGAGTTGCCAAGCCAGGATCAGGATGCTGCATTGGCTTTGAGATTGCAAAGAGAAGAGTTTATGGGGGCATTTAGGGGACCTGATGATGAATATAGAAACTCTTTTGCAATGGCAAGAGCTAACTTGCGGGCTATGGCATCTCGGGCCATTAGAGCTAGAGGGCTCTAG
- the LOC113770938 gene encoding uncharacterized protein LOC113770938, translated as MGRNRVYGSLEEARAEKNRRSREQRAAARRGTKNDAPLGVCTLAVMAFNIHDPNAVNQPNMGVVESSLGSGSVLPFAENNAEHLRAENQGDVSRSAGNGASEVPTTNSDAGESSLHRRRRRTRRSVTNPLTTIITEPAVLLNNVEQFPTVCLCLF; from the exons ATGGGTCGAAATAGAGTATATGGAAGTTTAGAAGAGGCTCGTGCTGAGAAAAATCGAAGGAGCCGCGAGCAACGTGCTGCTGCTCGGCGTGGGACAAAGAATGATGCGCCATTAGGAGTGTGTACATTAGCTGTCATGGCTTTTAATATACATGACCCAAATGCTGTGAATCAGCCAAATATGGGCGTCGTTGAATCTTCATTAGGTTCGGGCTCAGTATTGCCATTTGCAGAGAACAATGCAGAGCACCTTCGAGCT GAAAATCAAGGAGATGTATCTAGGTCTGCTGGTAATGGTGCTAGCGAGGTTCCAACAACTAATTCAGATGCGGGTGAATCATCTTTGCATAGGCGACGTCGGCGTACAAGACGCTCTGTGACTAATCCATTGACCACAATAATTACAGAGCCTGCAGTATTGCTCAATAATGTAGAGCAATTTCCAACCGTATGTTTGTGCTTATTTTGA